Proteins co-encoded in one Cydia strobilella chromosome 14, ilCydStro3.1, whole genome shotgun sequence genomic window:
- the LOC134747325 gene encoding protein arginine methyltransferase NDUFAF7 homolog, mitochondrial — protein MNTRSLFRICNKLIRPSISCTPCRHVGTYKTIKRPDPSTLKMPAPGTAPKLMEIIKEKIRLKGPLSVAEYMHIVITNPTEGYYMKKETIGESGDFITSPEISQLFGEIVAIWFYAETQKMGMGPGKPLQIVELGPGKGTLMSDVLRVLHRLGYKPKDLSLHLVEISDTMQTVQAHRLCASHKGCDVDSPHYCEGESTSGIKVYWYNDLKKVPCNFSWYIAHEFFDVLPIYKFEKTEEGWRELLIDIDENEKLYYRISAKETNNVNNLIRPPLDGGDRTELEVSARGLGIARQLAQRVDGYGGLALIADYGHLGDKGDTFRAFHKHKVVNPLENPGASDLTADVDFSQLRVAASMTPGDENYALVVGPVIQREFLRRTQAEARLKVLIDHAKSDEQKETLKAAYEMLIDPEKMGERFKFMAFYPSAMASILEKYPPIGFSNLEKETK, from the exons ATGAACACTCGAAGCTTGTTCAGGATATGTAACAAACTAATAAGACCTAGCATATCATGCACTCCGTGCAGGCATGTAGGCACTTACAAAACTATAAAACGTCCAGACCCAAGCACGCTAAAAATGCCTGCTCCCGGCACAGCCCCCAAGCTAATGGAGATAATTAAGGAAAAAATACGGTTAAAAGGTCCTTTATCAGTGGCTGAATACATGCATATAGTGATCACGAATCCCACGGAAGGTTATTACATGAAGAAAGAGACGATAGGGGAGAGTGGGGATTTTATAACATCGCCGGAGATCAGTCAGCTTTTCGGCGAGATTGTTGCGATCTGGTTTTATGCGGAGACGCAGAAGATGGGCATGGGGCCGGGAAAGCCACTGCAGATTGTGGAGCTCGGCCCCGGAAAGGGTACACTCATGAGTGATGTTTTGAgg GTGCTGCACCGCCTAGGCTACAAGCCCAAAGACCTCAGCTTACACCTGGTGGAGATTTCAGACACCATGCAGACTGTGCAGGCTCACCGACTGTGTGCCTCACATAAGGGCTGTGATGTGGACTCACCACACTATTGTGAG GGTGAAAGTACCAGTGGGATCAAAGTGTACTGGTACAATGACTTGAAGAAAGTACCTTGCAACTTTTCTTGGTACATTGCCCATGAGTTCTTTGATGTGCTGCCAATTTACAAGTTTGAA AAAACAGAAGAAGGCTGGCGCGAACTCCTAATAGACATAGACGAAAACGAAAAACTGTACTACAGAATATCAGCTAAAGAGACCAACAACGTTAACAACCTCATCCGGCCCCCGCTAGATGGCGGGGATAGGACTGAACTGGAAGTTAGTGCGAGAGGGCTGGGGATCGCGCGGCAGTTGGCGCAGCGCGTGGACGGGTATGGAGGGCTGGCGCTGATCGCTGACTATGGACATTTGGGTGACAAGGGAGACACTTTTAGA GCATTCCACAAGCACAAAGTAGTGAACCCCCTCGAGAACCCCGGTGCCAGTGATCTCACCGCCGACGTGGATTTCTCGCAGCTCCGCGTCGCCGCCTCCATGACGCCCGGGGACGAGAACTACGCTCTCGTCGTGGGGCCTGTTATCCAGAGAGAGTTCTTAAGGCGGACACAGGCTGAGGCAAGACTAAAG GTCCTAATAGATCATGCCAAATCTGACGAACAAAAAGAGACGTTGAAGGCAGCTTACGAAATGCTGATAGATCCAGAAAAGATGGGCGAGAGATTCAAATTCATGGCCTTTTACCCTTCGGCGATGGCTTCCATCTTGGAAAAATACCCGCCTATCGGATTTTCTAATTTAGAAAAGGAAACAAAATAG
- the LOC134747306 gene encoding RNA-binding protein 41-like, with amino-acid sequence MCSEPLPKEFEKTSDVLPFTKYGVSTLEEFKKAEETVHHLEWLKKVGLTNEEIKLYQDDVAGLLDQRQKIESGVLNSQLEAINKKINDYQNKAGSSDQCDNQPGTSKQGAVDILQRIHKKPVKFYPEGHPMHELKDIEDNLFGHLKDDNIIPITKRRKILRRLERKKERVLSQSIEVGTVPNVSKPPKPGSLWDVKEVPNGVKPETSKSNQIIGPKKQTMYTIKDDKIMRLEPVRQEERPDEYQAVDIVVPVNAAEEHLLEGTKMCVDDIKKIERFKDYEPGIPSKVLYLKNIAPAVTQEQLSLLFNQFVLDNGGPVDIRLMTGRMRGQAFVAFQNEDVAIQAMQEVNGTILSGRPVIAQFGRNSNRIDDR; translated from the exons ATGTG TTCCGAACCGTTACCAAAAGAGTTCGAAAAGACCTCTGATGTTTTACCATTTACAAAATATGGAGTATCCACGTTGGAAGAGTTCAAAAAGGCTGAAGAAACAGTGCATCATTTGGAATGGCTAAAGAAAGTGGGTTTAACGAATGAGGAAATAAAACTGTATCAAGACGATGTAGCAGGGCTTCTAGATCAGCGGCAGAAGATAGAATCCGGTGTTTTGAATAGCCAATTAGAGGccataaataagaaaataaatgattatcaaAATAAAGCAGGAAG TTCAGATCAATGTGATAACCAACCAGGCACCTCTAAACAGGGAGCAGTCGATATTTTACAAAGAATACATAAGAAACCAGTAAAATTCTACCCGGAAGGCCATCCTATGCATGAATTAAAAGATATAGAAGATAATCTATTTGGCCACTTGAAAGATGACAACATAATCCCTATCACTAAGCGGCGGAAAATCTTACGGCGACTAGAACGTAAGAAAGAAAGAGTGCTTTCACAAAGTATAGAAGTTGGTACTGTACCTAATGTGTCCAAGCCTCCAAAGCCAGGCAGTCTGTGGGATGTTAAAGAAGTCCCAAACGGAGTCAAACCCGAGACTTCAAAAAGCAATCAAATAATTGGACCTAAGAAACAGACTATGTATACTATTAAAGACGACAAGATTATGCGGCTAGAGCCTGTGCGGCAAGAGGAACGGCCTGATGAGTATCAGGCTGTAGATATCGTGGTGCCAGTCAATGCCGCAGAGGAACATTTGTTGGAAGGAACTAAAATGTGTGTTGATGATATTAAGAAGATTGAGAGGTTTAAAGATTATGAGCCAGGAATTCCTTCTAAG GTACTCTACCTGAAGAATATCGCCCCGGCAGTGACGCAGGAGCAACTGTCTCTCCTGTTCAACCAGTTCGTGCTGGACAATGGCGGGCCCGTGGACATTCGACTGATGACCGGACGGATGAGGGGACAGGCGTTTGTGGCGTTTCAAA ATGAAGACGTGGCGATACAGGCGATGCAGGAAGTGAACGGCACCATCCTGAGCGGGCGGCCCGTCATCGCGCAGTTCGGCCGCAACAGCAACCGAATAGACGATAGATAA